A genome region from Tolypothrix sp. PCC 7712 includes the following:
- a CDS encoding ShlB/FhaC/HecB family hemolysin secretion/activation protein, with protein MISVLAIAAFNPISLTATAQSTPPAGVNIPPNIPEQIETIPKNPEPLPPAEIPSPAPTFPLQTPSNEQLPQQPSPTTRKFCVKQINILGNTVLNNRIAEIKSKYIKCEVTFDNLIELRTRITQLYFDNGYVTSGAFISPDNNNNLANGIVTIQVVEGQLEGIEIKGLTRLQEGYVRSRLELATKAPLNKKRLEEALQLLQIDPLLEQVNAVLTAGRAPGLNILQVRLKEAPAFNGGIIIANNQSPSVGSIQGSVYTSYNNPLGIGDKFTAEYGLTDGLNLYSLGYSLPVNARNGSLSFRYSNNNSKIIESDFEELGIRSDSESFSVAFRQPVMQKVESELGLGIGFDVRRSQTYILDDIPFSFSEGPEDGKSRVAVIRFTQDWVKRDATRVLAARSQFSWGIDAFNATINDSGTDGRFFSWLGQFQWVQQLSPRTLMLARLNTQLTPNSLLSLEKLSLGGVDTVRGYRQNQLVSDNGVLASIEFRFPLSNQLKTVQLTPFLEIGGGWNNRAENPDPGIIASLGTGLRWQVTPDLNLSLDYGIPLIAVKDKGNSLQDNGLYFSFNYQPFR; from the coding sequence ATGATTTCGGTGTTGGCGATCGCCGCTTTTAATCCAATTTCTCTCACCGCAACAGCCCAATCAACTCCCCCTGCTGGTGTCAATATTCCGCCAAATATTCCCGAACAAATCGAAACTATTCCCAAAAACCCTGAACCTCTTCCCCCAGCAGAAATTCCTTCTCCTGCTCCCACTTTTCCACTGCAAACACCTTCTAATGAACAACTCCCTCAACAACCCTCTCCCACAACTCGGAAGTTTTGTGTTAAGCAAATAAATATTTTGGGTAATACTGTTCTCAACAATAGAATTGCGGAAATAAAGTCAAAATATATAAAGTGTGAAGTTACCTTTGATAATTTAATTGAGTTGCGGACTAGAATTACCCAGCTTTACTTTGACAACGGTTACGTCACTTCGGGAGCGTTTATTTCCCCCGATAATAACAACAATTTGGCAAATGGTATAGTCACAATTCAAGTAGTAGAAGGACAATTAGAAGGTATTGAAATAAAGGGATTAACCCGCTTACAAGAAGGATATGTGCGGAGTCGCTTGGAACTCGCTACCAAAGCACCATTAAACAAAAAACGCCTTGAAGAAGCATTACAACTATTACAAATTGACCCCTTACTAGAACAAGTCAATGCCGTATTAACAGCAGGACGCGCCCCTGGTTTAAACATTTTACAAGTACGTTTAAAAGAAGCTCCTGCTTTTAATGGTGGTATTATTATTGCTAACAATCAATCCCCTAGTGTCGGCTCAATTCAAGGTAGCGTTTATACCAGTTACAACAACCCATTAGGTATAGGAGATAAATTCACTGCTGAATACGGTTTAACTGATGGATTAAACTTATATAGTTTAGGCTATAGCTTACCAGTAAATGCCCGTAATGGTTCTCTGAGCTTTCGCTATAGCAACAATAACAGCAAAATTATTGAATCCGACTTTGAAGAGTTAGGTATCCGTAGCGACTCTGAGAGTTTTTCGGTTGCTTTTCGTCAACCTGTTATGCAAAAAGTAGAAAGCGAATTAGGTTTGGGTATTGGTTTTGATGTCCGTCGCAGTCAAACTTACATACTTGATGATATTCCTTTTTCCTTCTCTGAGGGGCCAGAAGATGGTAAATCAAGAGTTGCGGTAATTCGATTTACCCAGGATTGGGTAAAAAGAGATGCTACCAGAGTTTTAGCAGCGCGATCGCAATTTAGTTGGGGTATCGATGCATTTAACGCAACTATCAACGATTCAGGAACAGATGGACGTTTCTTTTCTTGGTTGGGACAGTTTCAGTGGGTACAGCAATTATCTCCCAGAACCTTAATGCTTGCCCGTCTCAACACTCAATTAACTCCAAATTCACTGTTATCCCTAGAAAAGCTGAGTCTTGGTGGTGTGGATACAGTGAGGGGATATCGCCAAAACCAACTGGTATCAGATAATGGAGTGTTAGCATCAATAGAATTTCGCTTTCCCCTCAGCAATCAATTAAAAACAGTTCAATTAACGCCTTTTTTGGAAATTGGTGGTGGATGGAACAACCGCGCTGAAAATCCCGATCCTGGTATAATTGCTAGTCTTGGTACAGGTTTGCGCTGGCAAGTTACACCTGATTTAAATCTGAGTTTAGATTATGGAATTCCTTTAATTGCAGTCAAAGATAAGGGGAATTCGCTGCAAGATAACGGATTATATTTCTCTTTTAATTACCAACCATTCCGATAA
- a CDS encoding calcium-binding protein, whose protein sequence is MTIFGTQNNDRLLGSVGNDIFVSSPGNDVIIGGNGFDTVDYSNFRQAISLFPRGGIGKGSFGTDQILNVERIIAPNVQGNTINAASGSGGASLNVDLGQNRLTVNNIPTIGSLNFQVVNFTNVLGTANRDQVIGNNFNNTIDGFAGNDSLFGAGGNDLLIGSAGNDLVVGDAGNDILLGSNQFSRGKGEFDVLVGGSNNDAFILGDRSGSYYGFAGNADYAQISDLSRGDVIQLGIGETYFARPDAAGFDLFVARGSVFDLVADVRSTFAASLPVGTFTIASGQSLGVFLGA, encoded by the coding sequence ATGACAATTTTTGGTACTCAAAATAATGATAGACTTTTGGGTTCTGTAGGTAATGATATTTTCGTTTCTTCGCCAGGAAATGATGTCATTATTGGTGGTAATGGTTTTGATACTGTTGATTATAGTAATTTTAGACAAGCCATTTCACTTTTCCCTCGTGGTGGTATTGGTAAAGGCAGTTTTGGAACTGACCAAATATTAAATGTTGAAAGAATTATTGCTCCTAATGTTCAAGGTAATACAATTAATGCTGCTAGTGGTTCGGGAGGAGCATCATTAAATGTTGATTTAGGTCAAAATAGACTTACTGTGAATAATATCCCAACAATTGGCTCCTTGAATTTTCAAGTTGTGAATTTTACCAATGTGTTGGGAACTGCTAATCGAGATCAAGTCATTGGTAATAATTTCAATAATACGATTGATGGCTTTGCTGGTAATGATTCACTCTTTGGTGCTGGTGGTAATGACCTTTTAATTGGTTCTGCTGGTAATGATTTGGTGGTAGGTGATGCTGGTAATGACATTTTGTTAGGTAGCAATCAATTTTCGCGAGGAAAAGGAGAATTTGATGTTTTGGTTGGCGGTAGCAATAATGATGCATTTATTTTAGGCGATCGCAGTGGGTCTTACTATGGTTTTGCTGGTAATGCAGATTATGCTCAAATTTCCGATTTATCCAGGGGAGATGTGATTCAGTTAGGAATCGGTGAAACTTATTTTGCTAGACCAGATGCTGCTGGGTTTGACTTATTTGTTGCTAGAGGGTCTGTTTTTGATTTAGTTGCAGATGTCCGTAGTACCTTTGCTGCAAGTTTACCAGTTGGGACTTTCACAATCGCTTCTGGTCAAAGTTTGGGTGTATTTTTGGGTGCTTAA
- a CDS encoding filamentous hemagglutinin N-terminal domain-containing protein, protein MRIIYKESNFWFQLLLTALTTGFFTSGISSLALAQVTSDGTTNTIVNTNGNDFTILNGIDKGNNLFHSFSNFSVPTGGSTTFDLTNTPNITTIFSRVTGSNVSNIDGLIRTLNSNNPVSLFLINPNGIAFGQNAKLDISGSFVGTTASSIKFADGTEFSTTDPSVPPLLTMSVPIGLQMGTTAGAIAVQGATTNANGLQVKPGQTFALIGSDINLAQANIRASDGYIELWALQNGEIAINNNKWQLASDSNNITWGNINLQQSSSIDTDGINGGAINIRGRGLTLQDGSNISSTTSAGQGKGITIQTTEFVNLLGVSNPRQLLLSGVNTSVGKQFVFLAPPRPPTTGRAGNITIETQHLKLANGAWIQSTTSGNNSIAGDINIRATDVNLVGYETPFSLPIVSSIGTLITNGSNNQSGKMSIEAQRVSLFDGSRVSSGILGGNGSGGEVSIRAGESLEIRGANPNAGITSAVLASIAAGAKGQGGRIIIDTGTLILANGGTITSALASASNAFFGPRPGAQGTAGSIDIRAREIQVSNPLIDGFGGDITGITASLGKGAAGQGGSINLTADNLRVFNGGQITSSTDGNGAAGSINLQFKNITVEGISQPLADGRILPSAITASSTTSFAAGSVNITSDAVRVRDNAELTVSNTGSGDAGNLNITANNIFLDNEGSLRSEVNGGGQGNINLTANDVLLLRHGSNIVTNALGTSTGGNININAGSIVAVSEENSDISANAFLGSGGNIQITTQGIFGLKLRDQLTPDSDISASSQFGVNGTVQVNTIGVDPNSGLVELPANLSVPSQQIATGCAANTGSSFVVTGRGGVPQNPTQEVRSDRTWIDLRDISAFHNTKPLQAQISQPPKVLVQATSWHRNAQGQIELVAATSPSKIQPQLTCAALPQS, encoded by the coding sequence ATGAGAATTATCTACAAAGAATCAAACTTTTGGTTTCAATTGTTGTTAACAGCATTGACCACGGGATTTTTCACTTCAGGCATATCATCACTAGCCTTGGCTCAGGTGACATCGGATGGCACAACCAACACTATTGTCAATACCAATGGTAATGATTTTACGATTCTCAATGGGATTGATAAAGGAAATAATTTATTTCATAGTTTCAGTAATTTCTCTGTGCCGACAGGTGGTAGCACCACCTTTGATTTAACCAATACACCAAATATTACAACCATATTTAGTCGCGTCACAGGTAGTAATGTTTCCAATATTGATGGGTTGATTCGCACCCTCAATAGCAATAATCCAGTTAGTTTATTTTTGATTAACCCCAACGGCATTGCATTTGGACAAAATGCCAAATTGGATATTAGTGGTTCATTTGTAGGAACGACGGCAAGTAGTATTAAGTTTGCGGATGGGACGGAGTTTAGTACTACCGATCCATCTGTACCGCCATTATTAACTATGAGTGTGCCGATCGGATTGCAAATGGGAACAACAGCAGGTGCAATCGCAGTACAAGGTGCAACTACTAACGCTAATGGACTGCAAGTAAAACCAGGTCAAACTTTTGCCCTTATAGGCAGTGATATTAATCTAGCTCAAGCAAACATCCGTGCCTCTGATGGATATATTGAATTATGGGCATTACAGAATGGGGAAATTGCCATAAACAATAATAAATGGCAACTAGCTTCTGATTCAAATAATATCACCTGGGGCAATATCAATTTGCAACAATCTTCATCTATTGATACAGATGGTATAAATGGAGGTGCAATTAATATCCGGGGGCGAGGTCTAACATTACAGGATGGGTCGAATATTAGTTCTACGACCTCGGCTGGACAGGGAAAAGGTATAACTATTCAAACTACGGAATTTGTCAATCTTTTGGGAGTTTCTAATCCAAGACAACTTCTCCTTTCTGGTGTCAATACATCAGTAGGTAAGCAATTTGTTTTTCTTGCGCCACCAAGACCGCCAACAACTGGACGTGCAGGAAACATAACCATTGAAACCCAACACTTAAAGTTAGCCAATGGCGCATGGATTCAATCGACAACATCCGGTAACAACTCTATCGCTGGAGATATTAATATTCGGGCTACTGATGTTAATTTAGTCGGGTATGAAACACCTTTTTCTCTACCTATTGTCAGTTCGATTGGTACTTTAATCACGAATGGCAGCAACAATCAAAGTGGAAAGATGAGTATTGAAGCCCAAAGAGTTAGCCTATTTGATGGTAGTCGTGTCAGTAGCGGTATATTGGGGGGAAATGGCTCTGGAGGAGAAGTCTCTATTCGGGCAGGGGAAAGTTTAGAAATTCGGGGGGCTAACCCTAACGCTGGCATAACCAGTGCTGTTCTCGCCTCAATCGCAGCTGGAGCAAAAGGGCAAGGTGGTCGGATTATAATTGACACAGGAACCCTAATTCTAGCTAATGGTGGCACGATTACCAGTGCATTAGCAAGTGCCAGTAATGCGTTCTTTGGCCCAAGACCGGGAGCGCAGGGCACGGCTGGAAGTATTGACATTCGAGCAAGGGAAATACAAGTTAGCAATCCCTTGATCGATGGTTTTGGTGGAGACATCACTGGTATTACTGCTTCTCTCGGCAAGGGTGCTGCGGGTCAAGGGGGCAGCATTAATCTCACAGCAGATAACCTGCGTGTGTTCAATGGCGGACAAATTACCTCATCCACAGATGGCAATGGTGCTGCGGGCAGTATCAATCTGCAATTCAAAAACATTACGGTAGAGGGTATCTCTCAACCCTTAGCAGATGGTAGAATTTTACCCAGTGCGATTACTGCATCTTCAACAACTAGTTTTGCTGCGGGGTCTGTAAATATCACATCAGATGCAGTGCGTGTCAGAGATAATGCGGAACTAACTGTGAGTAATACAGGCAGTGGCGATGCAGGCAACCTAAATATTACTGCTAATAACATCTTCCTGGACAATGAGGGAAGTCTGCGTTCTGAGGTAAATGGAGGGGGTCAAGGTAACATCAACCTCACTGCCAATGATGTGTTGCTATTACGGCACGGTAGTAATATCGTTACTAATGCTCTTGGGACTTCCACAGGTGGCAACATTAATATCAATGCTGGGTCGATTGTCGCTGTATCCGAGGAAAACAGTGATATTTCAGCGAATGCCTTCTTGGGAAGTGGTGGCAATATTCAAATCACAACTCAAGGTATTTTTGGATTGAAGTTACGCGACCAACTTACCCCAGACAGTGATATTAGTGCCAGTTCTCAATTTGGTGTCAATGGTACTGTTCAAGTCAATACTATCGGTGTTGACCCCAATTCTGGGTTAGTTGAACTACCAGCAAATCTCAGCGTTCCATCACAGCAAATTGCTACAGGCTGTGCTGCTAATACTGGTAGTAGTTTTGTTGTCACGGGAAGGGGTGGTGTACCACAAAATCCTACACAGGAGGTGAGGAGCGATCGCACTTGGATTGATCTGCGTGATATCTCTGCATTCCACAACACAAAGCCACTACAAGCCCAAATTTCCCAACCTCCCAAGGTACTTGTACAAGCTACATCTTGGCATCGTAACGCCCAAGGTCAAATTGAGCTAGTCGCAGCAACATCTCCTAGCAAGATACAACCACAATTAACTTGTGCAGCGCTTCCCCAGAGTTAA
- a CDS encoding filamentous hemagglutinin N-terminal domain-containing protein yields MIIIYKESNFWFQLLLTALTTGFFTSGISSIALAQVTSDGTTNTIVNTNGNDFTILNGIDKGNNLFHSFSNLSVPTGGSATFDLTNTPNITTIFSRVTGGNISNIDGLIRTLSSNNPVSLFLMNPNGIVFGPNASLNIGGSFVGTTANSIKFADGAEFSAVPSADKPLLTMSVPVGLQMGQNSGGIAVEGLGHRITGDVFTPLDPSQNPTGLQVLAGNTLALIGNEVNFSGGIVATKGGGHLEVSSVQQGQVGLTPSLTRWVGDYSQVEKFNDIHLAQQSLLDASGSNGSIQIQGKNINLSTGSAVVLQNLGEKSQGITIRATESLSLTGNTSDQRLGSIIKIDNLGTGSPGDILIGANQLSLEDGGAIWNRAFTEGVSGNISINVEGLIDLNGFVLGNPAMPSSIATITTSSSNAGDILISTSNLRIRNGGGIASTTVGFGQSGRVGVNAKDLIEIFGINPISKLSSLITSSTFFIGNVNSTVVNTSRLIIRDGGFLGSSTLSQGAAGSVMINASDFIEVSGRAAESITSSRIASSSEILDLVFQLLYGLPAIPTGDAGALTINTPSLRVTDGALVTVKNDGPGKAGDLQINANAIFLDNQGSISASTASGNGGNIHLNLQNDLLMRHDSWISATSKGTGNGGNLSVNSPVIVGLENSDIIANAVKGQGGNIDITTQGIFGIKYRNQLTSESDITASSQFGVNGTVDINNFGVDPNSGLVELPANVTDSSQQIASGCSANTGSSFVATGRGGVPQNPTQEIRSDRTWSDTRDISAFQTTQPVKVQILKSPATLVQATGWRRNAMGKIELVANNSLSQVQPSLTCAAVPQI; encoded by the coding sequence ATGATAATTATCTACAAAGAATCAAATTTTTGGTTTCAATTGTTGTTAACAGCATTGACCACGGGATTTTTCACTTCAGGCATATCATCAATAGCTTTGGCTCAGGTGACATCGGATGGCACAACTAACACAATTGTCAATACCAATGGTAATGATTTTACGATTCTCAATGGCATAGATAAAGGTAATAATTTATTTCACAGTTTCAGTAATTTATCTGTGCCAACAGGTGGCAGTGCAACCTTTGATTTAACCAATACACCAAATATTACAACGATATTTAGTCGAGTCACAGGCGGTAATATTTCTAATATAGATGGGTTAATTCGGACGCTCAGTAGCAATAACCCAGTCAGTTTATTTTTGATGAATCCTAATGGCATTGTATTCGGGCCAAATGCCAGTTTAAATATTGGCGGTTCCTTTGTGGGAACCACAGCGAATAGTATTAAATTTGCGGATGGGGCAGAATTTAGTGCTGTTCCAAGTGCAGATAAACCTTTGCTGACAATGAGTGTACCTGTGGGTTTGCAAATGGGTCAAAATTCGGGGGGGATTGCTGTCGAGGGCTTAGGGCATCGGATAACAGGTGATGTCTTTACACCCTTAGATCCCAGTCAGAATCCTACAGGTTTACAAGTTTTGGCAGGCAATACCTTAGCACTCATAGGTAATGAGGTAAATTTCTCTGGTGGAATTGTCGCAACTAAAGGAGGTGGACATCTAGAAGTAAGCAGCGTGCAACAGGGGCAAGTAGGACTTACGCCCAGTTTGACAAGATGGGTAGGAGATTATTCCCAAGTCGAGAAATTTAATGATATTCATCTAGCCCAACAATCTCTCCTAGATGCCAGTGGTAGCAATGGCTCAATTCAAATCCAAGGAAAAAACATCAACTTGAGCACAGGTTCAGCCGTTGTGCTGCAAAACTTGGGGGAAAAATCACAAGGAATTACTATCCGCGCCACAGAGTCTTTGAGTTTAACAGGCAATACCTCAGACCAAAGACTAGGCAGCATAATCAAAATTGATAACTTGGGAACAGGTTCACCCGGAGATATTTTGATTGGAGCTAATCAACTCTCCCTGGAAGATGGCGGAGCAATTTGGAATAGGGCGTTTACCGAAGGAGTGAGTGGTAATATTAGCATCAATGTTGAAGGCTTGATAGACTTGAATGGTTTTGTCCTTGGTAATCCGGCGATGCCCTCCTCGATTGCCACAATTACTACTAGCTCCAGTAATGCAGGCGATATTCTTATTTCTACGAGTAACCTCAGAATAAGAAATGGGGGTGGTATTGCTTCTACTACTGTAGGATTTGGACAAAGTGGAAGGGTAGGGGTTAATGCCAAAGACCTGATCGAAATCTTTGGCATTAACCCTATTTCAAAATTATCCAGCTTAATTACTTCGTCAACATTTTTTATAGGTAATGTAAATAGCACTGTGGTGAACACATCCAGATTAATTATTCGAGATGGAGGATTTCTGGGATCTAGCACTCTCAGTCAGGGTGCAGCCGGAAGTGTGATGATTAATGCTTCAGATTTTATCGAGGTAAGTGGTCGTGCAGCTGAATCAATCACATCGAGTCGCATTGCTTCCTCCTCTGAAATACTCGACCTTGTTTTTCAACTCCTTTATGGGCTACCAGCGATTCCCACGGGTGATGCAGGTGCTTTGACGATTAACACACCATCATTACGGGTTACTGATGGCGCATTAGTAACGGTGAAAAATGATGGACCAGGTAAAGCGGGAGATTTACAGATTAACGCCAACGCAATTTTTCTGGACAACCAAGGTAGTATCTCTGCATCAACTGCCTCTGGTAACGGGGGAAATATTCACTTGAATCTGCAAAATGACCTGCTGATGCGTCACGATAGCTGGATTTCTGCCACTTCTAAGGGTACAGGTAATGGTGGTAATTTGTCGGTTAACTCACCTGTGATTGTGGGATTAGAAAATAGTGACATTATTGCCAATGCTGTTAAAGGTCAGGGAGGTAATATTGATATTACTACTCAAGGTATTTTTGGAATAAAATATCGCAACCAATTGACAAGTGAAAGCGATATTACTGCTAGTTCTCAATTTGGGGTAAATGGTACAGTAGATATTAATAATTTTGGTGTTGACCCCAATTCTGGTTTAGTAGAATTGCCAGCCAATGTTACCGATTCATCTCAACAAATTGCTAGTGGTTGTTCTGCAAATACTGGTAGTAGTTTTGTTGCCACAGGAAGGGGTGGTGTACCGCAAAATCCCACACAGGAAATAAGGAGCGATCGCACTTGGTCAGATACTCGTGATATCTCTGCGTTCCAAACAACACAACCAGTAAAAGTACAAATACTAAAATCTCCAGCAACACTTGTCCAAGCCACTGGCTGGCGACGGAACGCAATGGGCAAAATTGAGCTTGTTGCAAATAACTCTCTGAGTCAAGTGCAGCCATCATTAACTTGTGCTGCTGTTCCCCAAATTTAA
- a CDS encoding filamentous hemagglutinin N-terminal domain-containing protein: MKINFSEFSFLGAICILAISNSDVHAQVTPDSTLNTFVSGINNYTITNGTRVGNNLFHSFSQFSIPNNGSASFDNDLNVANIFNRVTGGNISTINGSISAKGSANLFLLNPSGIIFGANAQLNIGGSFVGTTANSIKFLDGVEFSATNPTATPLLSINVPIGLQFGQNPRAIQVQASATQFQVPTGKTLALIGGDIFVDSRNLSIPQGRIELGAVDVGNVSLTPNNLGWSLGYQDVPIFRNLDLSNQALISTGGNGEIHLWGADVSLSGGSRVSIQNITNAQTPGKISVHASKLLTVTGDNPSGSTTSAIRSGAIFTGMVSNIEIFTQDLIANNGGIILTSNISNSVGGGNITVNASGNIQVAGVGKIPTNRSGISGLTFLSGKGGDVSVVANRLVIMDGSVVTTSTIGTGAAGNVAIQATESIELAGVETASTTFAPSSLSSSTLAAGNSGNLIVNTARLSVQSGARVEASSYASGKAGNVTLNASESIEVVGKPIESFLIPSFIGSSTVQQAGSSRVLTGNSGDVQITTQQLKVANHGLINVRNDGQGNAGTVKINANYLLLDTQGAITAVTQVGEGGNIAVNANTLLMRHNSAINATSNAIGDGGNITINSPIIVGLENSDIIANAIQGKGGNIHIATQGIFGLEYRSQLTSENDITASSQFGINGIVEVNNIGVDPNSGLIKLPANITDSAQQIARGCDANTGSSFVATGRGGIPQNPTQEVRSDRTWSDARDISAFHTTKPAQAQIPKSPEVLVQATGWRRNAMGKIELVANNSLSHVQPSLTCAAVPKI; the protein is encoded by the coding sequence ATGAAAATAAATTTTTCTGAGTTTAGCTTCCTGGGTGCAATCTGCATATTGGCTATATCCAACAGTGATGTTCACGCACAAGTAACTCCAGACAGCACTCTCAACACCTTTGTAAGTGGGATTAATAACTATACCATCACCAACGGCACTCGTGTTGGTAATAACTTATTTCATAGCTTTAGCCAATTTTCTATTCCTAACAATGGCTCTGCATCATTTGACAATGATCTTAATGTCGCAAATATTTTTAATCGAGTGACTGGCGGTAATATTTCTACAATTAATGGTTCAATCAGCGCCAAGGGAAGTGCCAATTTATTTTTGCTCAACCCATCTGGGATTATTTTTGGAGCTAATGCCCAGTTAAATATTGGTGGCTCGTTTGTTGGTACAACAGCCAACAGTATTAAGTTTCTGGATGGAGTAGAGTTTAGTGCTACCAATCCGACAGCAACACCTTTGTTAAGCATCAATGTCCCTATCGGTTTGCAGTTTGGGCAAAATCCTCGTGCCATTCAAGTTCAAGCATCTGCTACTCAATTTCAAGTACCGACAGGAAAAACTTTAGCCCTGATAGGAGGAGATATATTTGTAGACAGTCGTAATCTTTCCATTCCTCAAGGAAGAATTGAGTTAGGTGCAGTTGATGTGGGGAATGTTAGCCTTACTCCTAATAATCTAGGCTGGAGTTTAGGTTATCAAGATGTTCCTATTTTTCGGAATCTAGACTTATCTAACCAAGCTCTAATTTCAACAGGTGGTAATGGTGAAATTCATCTATGGGGAGCTGATGTCTCTTTGAGTGGGGGTTCTCGCGTCTCAATTCAAAACATTACAAATGCTCAAACTCCAGGCAAGATTTCCGTTCATGCCTCGAAGCTACTAACAGTCACTGGCGATAATCCCAGTGGCAGTACTACCAGTGCCATTCGATCTGGAGCGATCTTTACTGGGATGGTGAGCAATATTGAAATATTTACACAAGACTTGATTGCTAATAATGGTGGTATTATCCTGACCAGTAACATTAGTAATTCTGTAGGTGGAGGCAATATTACTGTTAATGCCTCTGGCAATATTCAAGTAGCAGGAGTAGGAAAGATACCAACTAATCGTAGTGGTATTTCTGGTCTGACTTTTTTGTCGGGAAAGGGTGGAGATGTGAGCGTAGTTGCGAATCGCTTGGTAATTATGGATGGTTCTGTAGTCACAACCTCCACCATTGGAACAGGTGCAGCAGGAAATGTGGCAATTCAGGCCACAGAATCTATTGAATTGGCTGGAGTTGAAACCGCCTCCACAACTTTTGCTCCTAGTTCCCTGAGTTCTTCAACCCTTGCTGCTGGTAATTCTGGCAACCTGATTGTGAATACAGCTAGATTATCAGTGCAAAGTGGAGCAAGAGTAGAAGCTTCTTCTTACGCTAGTGGAAAAGCCGGAAATGTCACTCTCAATGCCTCAGAATCAATAGAAGTTGTTGGTAAGCCCATAGAATCATTTTTAATTCCCAGTTTTATCGGTTCATCAACAGTTCAACAAGCTGGTTCATCAAGAGTTTTAACTGGAAATAGTGGAGATGTCCAAATTACAACTCAGCAATTGAAAGTTGCTAATCATGGATTAATTAATGTCAGAAATGATGGTCAAGGTAATGCTGGAACTGTAAAAATCAATGCCAATTATTTATTATTAGATACTCAAGGTGCGATTACTGCTGTCACACAAGTAGGAGAAGGTGGCAATATTGCTGTCAATGCCAACACTCTATTGATGCGCCATAACAGTGCGATTAATGCTACATCTAATGCCATTGGTGATGGTGGTAATATCACGATTAATTCACCCATCATTGTCGGCTTAGAAAATAGTGATATTATCGCTAATGCTATTCAAGGTAAAGGCGGCAATATTCACATTGCTACTCAAGGCATTTTCGGTCTAGAATACCGTTCTCAACTCACATCAGAAAACGACATTACTGCCAGTTCGCAATTTGGCATTAATGGCATAGTTGAAGTGAATAATATTGGTGTCGATCCCAATTCCGGCTTAATCAAACTACCAGCAAATATCACCGATTCAGCGCAACAAATTGCCCGTGGTTGTGATGCCAATACTGGTAGTAGTTTTGTCGCCACAGGAAGAGGGGGAATACCGCAAAATCCCACACAGGAGGTGAGGAGCGATCGCACTTGGTCTGATGCTCGTGATATCTCTGCATTCCATACAACAAAACCAGCACAAGCCCAAATACCAAAATCCCCAGAAGTTCTAGTACAAGCCACTGGCTGGCGACGTAACGCAATGGGCAAAATTGAGCTGGTTGCAAATAACTCTCTCAGTCACGTGCAACCATCATTAACCTGTGCTGCTGTTCCTAAAATTTAA